One region of Glycine max cultivar Williams 82 chromosome 9, Glycine_max_v4.0, whole genome shotgun sequence genomic DNA includes:
- the LOC121172823 gene encoding protein MAINTENANCE OF MERISTEMS-like, with amino-acid sequence MLIYCTWWVALFFSNKSATYVHVVHLEAFHELGQSGGYAWGVVALVHMYDQFDEASRTTTRQIGGYLTLLQCWIYEHFPSVHQCVTDDVYEETSPRASRWLTMKAHMKGITGASYRARCDTLTVTNVCWLPYSEHRGVREFKLISSFQGQLRWGPMVVTVQPERVLRQFGYIQSIPSSPVSASLSYDDIDDRWMHSADHVLAVGELCVVPGQVSTDYMERFFQISHPFMIPTQAGDQPRHAPAPDHEEYMQPAIPRVPVTFDPPRHAVDDYEGYEAIIERLERVLNLRMVTAGT; translated from the exons ATGCTTATCTACTGCACCTGGTGGgttgcactttttttttctaacaagagtgcaacataTGTTCATGTGGTGCATCTAGAGGCTTTTCACGAGCTGGGTCAGAGTGGTGGTTATGCCTGGGGAGTTGTcgcgctggttcatatgtatgaccagttTGATGAAGCTTCTAGGACCACGACACGTCAGATTGGGGGGTACCTGACTTTATtacag tgctggatctatgagcactttCCGAGTGTGCATCAGTGTGTCACAGATGATGTGTACGaggagacgtccccacgtgcttcccgGTGGTTGACGATGAAGGCGCATATGAAGGGAATTACAGGAGCGTCGTACCGGGCACGTTGTGATACTTTGACGGTCACAAATGTGTGTTGGTTGCCTTACAGTGAGCATCGAGGGGTTAGGGAGTTTAAGCTGATTTCATCGTTCCAGGGTCAGCTGAGATGGGGTCCTATGGTGGTCACAGTTCAACCGGAGAGGGTGCTACGACAGTTTGGTTACATTCAGAGCATCCCTTCGTCGCCTGTTAGCGCTTCGTTGTCATATGATGATatagatgacaggtggatgcaTTCCGCGGACCATGTACTAGCTGTGGGTGAGCTTTGTGTAGTCCCTGGGCAAGTATCTACGGATTACATGGAGCGGTTTTTCCAGATATCTCACCCATTCATGATACCAACCCAGGCAGGTGACCAGCCCAGACATGCACCTGCTCCAGACCATGAGGAATACATGCAGCCGGCCATCCCACGGGTTCCAGTGACATTTGACCCCCctcgacatgcagtg GATGATTACGAAGGCTATGAGGCGATCATAGaaaggttggagcgtgtgctcaaccttaggatggTCACTGCAGGCACATAG
- the LOC102667872 gene encoding protein MAIN-LIKE 1-like: protein MTEDVPHMTEDVPHMAEDAPEMTADVQATVAEDLGRDGAEGLTNDAEEFPGGPHDPSVLTLFADHVAHVIWSGQERSELKLVSHGRKVMLIGRSVPKIEGLVAVTGLSPLIRCSIVIGDPGLISAFVEMWQRETNTFHLPIGELMITLDDSCLRCLLRRLEPRQHDHAGHMYG from the exons ATGACTGAGGATGTTCCTCACATGACTGAGGATGTCCCTCATATGGCTGAGGATGCACCTGAGATGACTGCGGACGTACAGGCAACTGTTGCAGAGGACTTAGGTCGTGATGGTGCTGAGGG tcTTACAAATGATGCTGAGGAATTTCCAGGTGGGCCACATGACCCATCAGTGTTGACTTTATTTGCGGACCATGTTGCACATGTCATTtggagtggacag GAACGTTCTGAGTTGAAGTTGGTGTCGCATGGGAGGAAGGTGATGTTAATTGGGAGGTCAGTGCCTAAGATTGAAGGACTGGTTGCTGtcacaggattaagtccattGATCAGGTGTTCAATTGTAATCggcgatcctggacttatatccgcatttgtggagaTGTGGCAGAGGGAGACCAACACATTCCACCTTCCAATAGGAGAGTTGATGATCACACTGGATGAT AGTTGCTTGAGGTGTCTGCTGAGGAGGCTAGAGCCGAGACAACACGATCACGCGGGGCATATGTACGGCTAG
- the LOC100306308 gene encoding 50S ribosomal protein L18, chloroplastic: protein MLASSLSFLHSCSSSSFLLSISLPNPKPSHSLPFVLEAKDRTRREDRSARHTRIRKKVEGTPERPRLSVFRSNKHLSVQVIDDTKMHTLASISTMQKTVAEEFNYSAGPTLEVAKRMGEIIAKSCLEKGITKVAFDRGGYPYHGRVQALAEAAREHGLDF, encoded by the exons ATGTTAGCTTCTTCTCTCTCCTTCCTCCATTCTTGTTCATCTTCCTCTTTCTTATTGTCAATTTCACTTCCTAATCCCAAACCCTCTCATTCCCTACCTTTCGTGCTCGAAGCCAAAGACAGGACCCGTAGGGAAGACAGGTCCGCGCGCCACACTCGCATCAGAAAGAAG GTCGAAGGGACACCCGAGAGGCCGAGGCTGTCCGTGTTCCGGTCGAACAAGCATCTCTCTGTGCAGGTGATAGATGACACCAAGATGCACACGCTCGCTTCGATTTCGACAATGCAGAAGACGGTTGCTGAAGAGTTCAACTACTCCGCTGGCCCTACACTT gaAGTAGCAAAGAGGATGGGTGAGATCATTGCGAAGTCCTGTTTAGAGAAGGGGATCACAAAGGTGGCCTTTGATCGAGGTGGATACCCATACCATGGCCGTGTTCAAGCACTCGCTGAAGCAGCTCGTGAACATGGCCTAGATTTCTAA
- the LOC100306308 gene encoding 50S ribosomal protein L18, chloroplastic isoform X1, with the protein MLASSLSFLHSCSSSSFLLSISLPNPKPSHSLPFVLEAKDRTRREDRSARHTRIRKKVEGTPERPRLSVFRSNKHLSVQVIDDTKMHTLASISTMQKTVAEEFNYSAGPTLVISLYRCYYAVFSFFFVLDAVILFYCCLIGLCVVNDNIEHILPVFSNDRET; encoded by the exons ATGTTAGCTTCTTCTCTCTCCTTCCTCCATTCTTGTTCATCTTCCTCTTTCTTATTGTCAATTTCACTTCCTAATCCCAAACCCTCTCATTCCCTACCTTTCGTGCTCGAAGCCAAAGACAGGACCCGTAGGGAAGACAGGTCCGCGCGCCACACTCGCATCAGAAAGAAG GTCGAAGGGACACCCGAGAGGCCGAGGCTGTCCGTGTTCCGGTCGAACAAGCATCTCTCTGTGCAGGTGATAGATGACACCAAGATGCACACGCTCGCTTCGATTTCGACAATGCAGAAGACGGTTGCTGAAGAGTTCAACTACTCCGCTGGCCCTACACTTGTGATTTCTTTATATAGATGCTATTATGCAGTGTTCAGTTTTTTCTTTGTGTTGGATGCtgttatacttttttattgCTGCCTGATTGGACTCTGTGTTGTGAATGATAATATTGAACATATATTGCCTGTGTTCAGCAATGATAGGGAAACTTAA
- the LOC100500568 gene encoding uncharacterized protein produces the protein MASWKKTIATPFKKACTFFNQQPPRDHKNKSQTAEQQNRIMDLHGEVMACGYEDVQVMWSILDKSKSTACNITSS, from the exons ATGGCCTCATGGAAGAAGACCATTGCCACCCCATTCAAAAAAGCTTGCACTTTCTTTAACCAGCAACCCCCAAGGGACCATAAGAATAAGTCTCAAACAG CAGAGCAACAGAACCGGATTATGGATCTGCACGGTGAAGTCATGGCATGTGGCTATGAAGATGTTCAAGTTATGTGGTCAATCCTTGATAAGTCAAAATCCACAGCCTGCAATATAACTTCTTCATGA